From a region of the Nitrospirota bacterium genome:
- a CDS encoding DUF4149 domain-containing protein, translating to MGSTGFFFYVLSLSLWTGGIVMYTFVVTPAVFRALHRDLAARVVGVLFPGYYFFNLAVSLAALAIFLLAWAFGDSLGLGSPGWGLSLALLGAGVTLNLFIVLKLYPDIKAVKRDVASFESVPADSPSRRTFRRLHAVSAALNVLLLADGFALLALGVFVRNP from the coding sequence ATGGGAAGTACGGGGTTTTTCTTCTATGTCCTGTCCCTCTCACTCTGGACGGGAGGCATCGTCATGTACACGTTCGTCGTGACCCCGGCGGTTTTCCGTGCGCTCCATCGGGACCTGGCCGCCCGGGTGGTGGGGGTTCTGTTTCCGGGCTATTATTTCTTCAACCTCGCCGTAAGCCTGGCGGCGCTGGCGATTTTCCTCCTGGCGTGGGCCTTCGGGGACAGCCTGGGCCTGGGAAGCCCTGGATGGGGTCTTTCCCTGGCCCTGCTGGGGGCAGGGGTCACGCTGAACCTGTTTATCGTCCTGAAGCTTTATCCCGACATCAAGGCCGTAAAGCGGGACGTAGCCTCCTTTGAGTCCGTCCCGGCCGATTCCCCCTCCAGGCGCACGTTCAGGCGGCTTCACGCGGTGAGCGCGGCCCTGAACGTCCTGCTCCTTGCCGACGGGTTTGCGCTTCTGGCGCTGGGCGTGTTTGTGCGGAACCCTTAA
- a CDS encoding radical SAM protein, producing MAIKRISFIESKSPGNHIFSKFPIPRLGAILLSTILKQRGYEVRAFVEDIADPDWSYIENSDLVCISAITGTALRSYRIAERMKKQGIPVVLGGAHPSFQPDEALGYADFVVRGEGEETLVELMGCLEKGTPSLESIAGLSFHDKDGRAVHNPGRPFIMDLDALPEPDFSVVHNWKPTNIFPVSTSRGCPFDCRFCSVIHMFGRKYRFKHLEAVMEELRHLPAVSQGSKFFVDDNFTANKARTKELLRAMIAEKFNYCWSAQVRTDVARDEELLGLLADAGCETVQIGFESVNPKTLEAFNKKQNLDEIVESIRKVHDYGIKIHGMFVFGSDLDTVDTIKQTADFAIKHRIDTIQFMMLTPLPGTPFFTEMKDSDRLLHTQWDKYDAHHVVYKPLLMTPQALHMESLKAMGRFYSWKYIFDHAAKLDFFYAAVGLYGKQAVRKALKEARGYLDSIGALVESPLPDPPPTTS from the coding sequence ATGGCTATTAAGAGAATTTCTTTCATAGAGTCCAAGTCGCCGGGGAACCATATCTTCAGCAAGTTCCCCATACCCCGCCTGGGCGCCATTCTGCTGAGCACTATCCTAAAGCAGCGGGGTTACGAGGTCAGGGCCTTCGTCGAAGACATCGCCGACCCGGATTGGTCCTACATCGAGAACTCCGACCTTGTCTGCATCTCGGCCATTACGGGCACCGCCCTGAGGTCTTACCGCATCGCCGAGAGAATGAAGAAGCAGGGCATCCCCGTGGTCCTCGGAGGGGCGCACCCCTCCTTCCAGCCGGACGAGGCCCTGGGATATGCCGACTTCGTCGTCCGGGGAGAGGGCGAAGAGACTCTGGTGGAGCTGATGGGTTGCCTCGAAAAGGGGACCCCGTCGCTGGAAAGCATAGCGGGATTAAGTTTCCACGACAAGGACGGCAGGGCGGTCCACAACCCCGGCAGGCCGTTCATCATGGACCTGGACGCTCTGCCGGAGCCGGACTTCTCGGTCGTGCACAACTGGAAACCGACCAATATCTTCCCGGTCTCCACCTCCAGGGGCTGTCCGTTCGACTGCCGTTTCTGCTCCGTCATCCACATGTTCGGCCGCAAGTACCGTTTCAAGCACCTGGAGGCGGTGATGGAGGAGCTTCGGCATCTGCCGGCGGTCTCCCAGGGGAGCAAGTTCTTCGTGGACGACAACTTTACCGCGAACAAGGCCCGGACGAAAGAACTTCTTCGGGCGATGATTGCCGAGAAATTCAACTACTGCTGGTCCGCCCAGGTGCGCACGGACGTGGCCAGGGACGAGGAGCTTCTGGGCCTTCTGGCCGACGCCGGCTGCGAGACGGTGCAGATAGGGTTCGAGTCGGTCAATCCCAAGACCCTGGAGGCCTTCAACAAGAAGCAGAACCTGGACGAGATCGTCGAGTCAATCAGGAAGGTGCACGACTACGGCATCAAGATACACGGGATGTTCGTCTTCGGCTCCGACCTGGACACGGTGGACACCATCAAGCAGACGGCCGATTTCGCCATCAAGCACCGGATTGACACCATTCAGTTCATGATGCTCACGCCCCTGCCCGGAACGCCGTTTTTCACGGAGATGAAGGACTCCGACAGGCTCCTGCACACACAGTGGGACAAGTACGATGCCCACCACGTCGTGTACAAGCCCCTTCTCATGACGCCGCAGGCGCTGCATATGGAGAGCCTGAAGGCCATGGGAAGGTTCTATTCCTGGAAGTACATCTTCGACCACGCGGCCAAGCTGGACTTCTTTTATGCCGCCGTGGGCCTCTACGGCAAGCAGGCCGTCCGCAAGGCGCTGAAGGAGGCCCGCGGATACCTGGACTCCATCGGCGCCCTGGTGGAGTCCCCGCTGCCTGACCCGCCGCCGACCACTTCCTGA
- a CDS encoding YceI family protein yields the protein MPRVLLTIDPDHSSAAFSVRHMMLANVRGLFGRVTGTISLDEEDPGRSSVDVHIDVGSVTTGIRKRDEHLLTSDFFDAANHPGITFRSTSVEMTGERRAWVRGNLTIRGTSRSVTIQGEAFGPVKSPFGATSMGFTGRTVIDRYDFGVSWNEPLERGGLMVGKDVFILLDLEADYPAGESEKAG from the coding sequence ATGCCGCGCGTCCTGCTGACCATAGACCCCGACCATTCCTCCGCGGCTTTCTCCGTCCGCCACATGATGCTGGCCAATGTACGGGGCCTGTTCGGCCGCGTGACGGGCACGATTTCCCTGGACGAAGAGGACCCCGGCCGCTCCTCCGTGGATGTGCACATCGACGTGGGCAGCGTGACCACGGGAATCAGAAAAAGAGACGAGCACCTCCTCACCAGCGACTTCTTCGACGCGGCGAACCATCCCGGCATCACCTTCAGGAGCACCAGCGTGGAGATGACCGGGGAGAGGCGGGCCTGGGTCCGCGGGAACCTCACCATACGGGGGACGAGCCGTTCCGTGACCATACAGGGCGAGGCCTTCGGGCCGGTAAAGAGCCCCTTCGGAGCCACGAGCATGGGCTTTACGGGCCGCACCGTGATAGACCGGTATGACTTCGGCGTCTCCTGGAACGAGCCGCTGGAGCGCGGAGGGCTCATGGTCGGCAAGGACGTCTTCATCCTGCTTGACCTGGAAGCGGACTACCCCGCCGGGGAGAGCGAAAAGGCCGGTTAA
- a CDS encoding radical SAM protein, with translation MPEVKVLKELNVAGPATRTEAAFDFFIQWHLTERCNLRCRHCYQTGGKKEEPSLEEIREVIEEAASLFHQWSEAYEIAFSPSFTVTGGEPFLREDLFEALGEMRSRGFEVYLLSNGTLIDGEKARRLADLGVRGVQVSLEGPSHIHEAIRGKGSFLRAMRGVENLLKQGLRTTLNATLSRLNAEGVPDLVALAGAVGVHRLGFSRLVPWGAGEVLIGDMLEKERVAEIYRSLLSARVPGLEIVTGDPVAAQMDAHFSDEHGCTAFGGCAAGVSGLTLLSEGTVTPCRRLPVPLGNVRSDSLREIWASSPVLRDLREKDRYGGKCGRCQHWATCRGCRAIAYAYSAALGRADYLSEDPQCFIEPR, from the coding sequence GTGCCAGAAGTGAAAGTCCTGAAAGAGCTGAACGTTGCCGGTCCGGCAACCAGAACAGAGGCGGCCTTCGATTTCTTCATTCAGTGGCACCTCACGGAGCGCTGCAACCTCCGGTGCAGGCACTGCTACCAAACCGGCGGAAAGAAGGAGGAGCCTTCCCTCGAGGAAATCCGTGAGGTCATCGAGGAGGCCGCCTCTCTTTTTCACCAGTGGTCCGAGGCCTACGAGATAGCCTTCTCCCCGAGCTTCACCGTCACCGGAGGGGAGCCTTTCCTGCGAGAGGACCTGTTCGAGGCGCTCGGAGAGATGCGCTCGCGCGGGTTCGAGGTGTATCTTCTGAGCAACGGCACCCTGATTGACGGAGAAAAGGCCCGGAGACTCGCCGACTTGGGGGTGAGGGGCGTGCAGGTGAGCCTGGAGGGACCTTCCCACATCCACGAGGCCATCAGGGGGAAGGGGAGCTTTCTCCGGGCAATGAGGGGGGTGGAGAACCTCCTGAAGCAGGGACTGCGGACGACGCTGAACGCAACCCTTTCCCGGCTCAACGCCGAGGGGGTCCCGGACCTTGTGGCCCTGGCCGGGGCCGTGGGCGTGCACCGTTTGGGTTTTTCCCGGCTGGTGCCGTGGGGTGCGGGAGAAGTCCTCATCGGGGACATGCTTGAGAAGGAAAGAGTGGCCGAAATCTACAGGTCCCTTCTCTCGGCCCGGGTCCCGGGGCTTGAGATTGTGACCGGGGACCCCGTGGCGGCACAGATGGACGCGCATTTCTCCGACGAGCACGGGTGCACCGCCTTCGGGGGGTGCGCGGCGGGCGTGTCGGGACTGACGCTCCTTTCCGAGGGCACGGTCACCCCGTGCAGGCGGCTCCCCGTCCCGCTGGGCAACGTGCGGTCGGATTCGCTTCGCGAAATATGGGCTTCGTCCCCCGTGCTCCGCGACCTGAGGGAGAAGGACCGGTACGGTGGAAAATGCGGCCGGTGCCAGCACTGGGCCACCTGCCGAGGATGCAGGGCCATAGCCTATGCCTACTCCGCCGCCCTGGGCAGGGCCGACTACCTCTCGGAAGACCCCCAGTGCTTCATCGAGCCCCGATGA
- a CDS encoding manganese efflux pump MntP family protein, translating into MHASSPDGLGLPTLLSISLGLAMDAFAVSVTSGLAIRTIRVRHALRIAAFFGAFQGVMPVVGWLAGTSLRSSIAPLDHWLAFGILGVVGGKMIYEAAVIEKAEESAPSDLSILVLLGLSVATSLDALAVGVTFAFLDVRIITPALVIGAVTFAMSYAGVWIGDRFGGFFEKKIEVLGGIILIAIGLKILTEHLFFGK; encoded by the coding sequence ATGCATGCCTCGTCCCCGGACGGCCTTGGACTCCCGACGCTCCTGAGCATCTCCCTGGGCCTTGCCATGGACGCCTTCGCCGTCAGCGTCACCAGCGGGCTCGCCATCCGCACCATCAGGGTGCGCCATGCGCTGCGCATCGCCGCCTTCTTCGGCGCCTTTCAGGGCGTCATGCCGGTGGTGGGCTGGCTGGCTGGAACGAGCCTGCGCTCCTCCATAGCCCCCCTGGACCACTGGCTGGCCTTCGGCATCCTGGGGGTGGTGGGAGGAAAGATGATCTATGAGGCCGCCGTCATCGAAAAGGCCGAGGAGAGCGCGCCGTCGGACCTGAGCATCCTCGTCTTGCTCGGCCTGAGCGTGGCCACCAGCCTGGACGCCCTGGCCGTGGGCGTAACATTCGCTTTTCTGGATGTCCGCATCATCACCCCCGCCCTGGTCATCGGCGCGGTGACCTTCGCCATGTCCTACGCGGGGGTCTGGATAGGCGACCGGTTTGGTGGCTTTTTCGAGAAGAAAATCGAGGTCCTCGGCGGAATTATTTTGATTGCGATAGGCTTGAAGATCTTGACAGAGCATCTGTTTTTCGGTAAATAG
- a CDS encoding DNA translocase FtsK 4TM domain-containing protein, which translates to MAGRIRQEVIGIFSLMGGLYAGLSLATYDKWDRSLFTFSEEPVRNYGGVVGASLADLLFTLLGASALAVPAFLVAYGLKRLLGKEKDRVHLAGAVLFLAASSLLLSLLDASFGLDGRGGGVLGLYGGALLVTGLHILGAYMLAVALFLASLVLLSPVSVVKLLSPRGRFSRAEKKPGLRRRKAAREDLFPEEEDETGGEPPGPLVVEPPLEVISPQAAGGGPLFEKAVSPEGYRLPDIDLLARYDPVERQGRQALMESSALLENKLSDFSVQGRVTHVHTGPVVTMYEFEPAPGVKINRVVSLSEDLALALRAQSIRISAVPGKAAIGIEIPNPRREVVSLREVIASEDFAKSSSHLTFAIGKDIFGSSVVADLARMPHLLVAGATGSGKSVFLNATVVSLLCKSTPGELRMLMIDPKLLELSAYDGIPHLICPVITNPKEASEMLRRMVFEMERRYHMIAQRGVRNIESFNVAAPEEERLPYIVILIDELADLMLAAQSQVEDSIARLAQMARASGIHLILATQRPSVDVITGVIKANFPARVAFQVTSRVDSRTILDAQGAEQLIGKGDMLFMLPGTRIMRVHGAFVSEKEVKRVADFVRGQGGPDYALMEEIAQAENSARADAAQSEDRDELYERALVFGGAAGEVSISSLQRRLKIGYNRAARIMELMEEDGLVGPPRGAGKPRDFLGRRGGF; encoded by the coding sequence ATGGCTGGGCGGATAAGGCAGGAGGTTATCGGCATCTTTTCCCTGATGGGCGGGCTTTACGCGGGGTTGAGCCTTGCCACGTACGACAAGTGGGACCGCTCCCTGTTCACCTTCTCGGAGGAACCCGTGCGCAACTACGGAGGGGTGGTGGGCGCGTCCCTGGCGGACCTTCTCTTCACGCTCCTGGGGGCCTCCGCCCTGGCGGTGCCGGCCTTCCTTGTGGCCTACGGCCTCAAGAGGCTCCTCGGCAAGGAGAAGGACCGCGTGCACCTGGCGGGGGCCGTGCTCTTCCTGGCGGCCTCCTCGCTTCTTCTGTCCCTGCTCGACGCTTCCTTCGGCCTGGACGGACGGGGCGGCGGGGTGCTGGGTCTTTACGGGGGCGCGCTTCTGGTGACCGGCCTCCATATCCTCGGGGCCTACATGCTCGCGGTGGCCCTGTTTCTGGCCTCCCTCGTTCTGCTGAGCCCCGTTTCCGTGGTCAAGCTTCTGAGCCCGAGGGGCCGTTTCTCTCGCGCCGAGAAGAAGCCCGGGCTCCGGCGGCGGAAGGCCGCACGCGAAGACCTTTTCCCGGAGGAGGAGGACGAGACGGGCGGGGAGCCTCCGGGGCCCCTCGTGGTGGAGCCCCCCCTGGAGGTGATTTCTCCCCAGGCTGCCGGCGGCGGCCCCCTTTTTGAGAAGGCGGTCTCTCCCGAGGGCTACCGGCTTCCGGACATCGACCTTCTCGCCCGGTACGACCCCGTGGAGAGGCAGGGCCGGCAGGCCCTCATGGAAAGCAGCGCGCTGCTTGAGAACAAGCTCTCGGACTTTTCCGTCCAGGGGCGGGTGACCCATGTGCACACCGGGCCGGTGGTCACCATGTACGAGTTCGAGCCCGCACCGGGGGTGAAGATAAACCGAGTGGTCTCTCTGTCGGAGGACCTCGCCCTTGCCCTCAGGGCCCAGAGCATCCGCATCTCGGCGGTGCCGGGAAAGGCCGCCATCGGCATCGAGATACCCAACCCCCGCCGCGAGGTGGTCTCCCTGAGGGAGGTCATCGCCTCCGAGGACTTCGCGAAAAGCTCCTCCCACCTGACCTTTGCGATAGGGAAGGACATCTTCGGCTCCTCCGTGGTGGCCGACCTTGCCCGCATGCCCCATCTCCTGGTGGCCGGAGCCACGGGCTCGGGAAAAAGCGTCTTTCTGAACGCGACGGTGGTGAGCCTCCTTTGCAAGTCCACGCCCGGGGAGCTCCGCATGCTCATGATAGACCCGAAGCTCCTGGAGCTTTCGGCCTATGACGGCATCCCCCACCTCATCTGCCCCGTCATCACCAATCCCAAGGAGGCCTCCGAGATGCTCCGGCGGATGGTCTTCGAGATGGAGCGCCGCTACCACATGATTGCCCAGAGGGGGGTAAGGAACATCGAGAGCTTTAATGTGGCCGCGCCCGAGGAGGAGAGGTTGCCCTACATCGTCATCCTCATCGACGAGCTCGCGGACCTCATGCTGGCCGCCCAGAGCCAGGTGGAAGACTCCATCGCCCGCCTGGCCCAGATGGCCCGGGCCTCCGGCATCCACCTTATCCTGGCCACGCAGCGCCCTTCGGTGGACGTCATCACCGGGGTCATCAAGGCCAACTTCCCCGCCAGGGTGGCCTTCCAGGTGACCTCCCGCGTGGACTCGCGCACCATACTGGACGCGCAGGGGGCGGAGCAGCTCATCGGCAAGGGGGACATGCTCTTCATGCTTCCCGGCACCAGGATAATGCGGGTCCACGGGGCCTTCGTCTCGGAGAAGGAGGTCAAGAGGGTGGCGGACTTCGTCCGCGGGCAGGGAGGCCCGGACTATGCCCTCATGGAGGAGATAGCCCAGGCGGAAAACAGCGCCCGTGCGGATGCCGCCCAGTCCGAGGACAGGGACGAGCTGTACGAGCGGGCCCTGGTTTTCGGGGGTGCCGCCGGGGAGGTCTCCATATCGTCGCTTCAAAGGCGCCTCAAAATCGGCTATAACAGGGCCGCCCGTATCATGGAGCTCATGGAGGAGGACGGCCTGGTGGGCCCTCCCCGGGGAGCGGGAAAGCCCCGGGACTTCCTCGGCCGGCGGGGAGGCTTCTAG
- the metK gene encoding methionine adenosyltransferase, with amino-acid sequence MGRVNYYFTSESVTEGHPDKVADQISDAILDALIEQDANSRVACETLVTTGLAFVAGEITTRGYVDIPTLVREVIKDIGYTRAKYGFDYETCAVITSIHEQSGDIAMGVDPGGAGDQGLMFGYACDETKELMPLPISLAHKLSMRLSEARKKDILGYLRPDGKTQVSIEYRDGKPFRIDTVVVSAQHSDDVTLKEIREDIIEKVVKPTLPEHLVDAEHITYHVNPTGRFVVGGPMGDTGLTGRKIIVDSYGGVGSHGGGCFSGKDPSKVDRSGAYMARYIAKNLVASGLTSKCEVQLAYAIGVPDPVSILVDTYGTGKVPQDTLVSLVRENFKLTPKGMIETLDLRRPIYKKTAAYGHFGREERDFTWEMTDKADDLRRQAGL; translated from the coding sequence GTGGGAAGAGTCAATTACTACTTCACCTCGGAGTCGGTCACAGAGGGACACCCCGATAAAGTTGCCGATCAGATTTCCGATGCCATCCTGGATGCCCTCATCGAGCAGGACGCCAACTCCCGGGTTGCGTGCGAGACGCTGGTGACCACCGGCCTCGCCTTTGTGGCGGGGGAGATTACGACAAGGGGTTACGTGGACATCCCCACACTGGTGAGGGAGGTCATCAAGGATATCGGCTACACACGGGCCAAGTACGGTTTCGACTATGAGACCTGCGCGGTCATCACCTCCATCCACGAGCAGTCGGGCGATATCGCCATGGGGGTGGACCCCGGCGGGGCCGGCGACCAGGGCCTGATGTTCGGGTACGCCTGCGACGAGACGAAGGAGCTGATGCCGCTTCCCATCTCCCTGGCGCACAAGCTCTCCATGCGGCTTTCGGAAGCCAGGAAAAAGGACATCCTGGGTTACCTCCGGCCCGACGGGAAGACCCAGGTGAGCATCGAGTACCGGGACGGCAAACCCTTCAGGATAGACACCGTGGTCGTCTCCGCCCAGCACAGCGACGACGTCACCCTGAAGGAAATCAGGGAAGACATAATAGAGAAGGTCGTCAAGCCGACCCTGCCGGAGCACCTGGTGGACGCCGAGCACATCACCTACCACGTCAACCCCACCGGGAGGTTCGTGGTGGGCGGCCCCATGGGAGACACCGGACTTACCGGCAGGAAGATAATCGTCGACAGCTACGGGGGCGTGGGAAGCCACGGCGGAGGCTGCTTCTCCGGGAAGGACCCCTCCAAGGTGGACCGCTCCGGCGCCTACATGGCCCGCTACATAGCCAAGAACCTGGTGGCCTCCGGTCTCACCTCCAAGTGCGAGGTCCAGCTGGCCTACGCCATCGGGGTCCCCGACCCGGTCTCCATCCTCGTGGACACCTACGGCACGGGAAAGGTTCCCCAGGACACATTGGTCTCCCTGGTGCGCGAGAACTTCAAGCTCACCCCGAAGGGGATGATAGAGACGCTGGACCTGAGGCGGCCCATCTACAAAAAGACGGCGGCTTACGGGCACTTCGGGCGTGAGGAGCGGGATTTCACCTGGGAGATGACGGACAAGGCCGATGACCTCAGGAGGCAGGCCGGGCTTTAA
- the ahcY gene encoding adenosylhomocysteinase, protein MPDYDVKDMSLAKKGMLRIEWAAKDMPVLAKVKERFKKEKPLKGVRMAACLHVTTETGNLMETLKAGGADVRLCASNPLSTQDDVAAACVKHFKVPTFSIKGEDNRTYYRHIMQALEHRPQITMDDGADLVSVLHTKKKNLLGEVIGGTEETTTGVIRLKAMAQRGVLHYPIVAVNDAFTKHLFDNRYGTGQSTLDGILRATNRLIAGSVVVVSGYGWCGKGLAGNAKGLGARVVVTEVDPLRGLEAVMDGYEVMPIRDAAALGDIFVTVTGDVNVISRDCFPRMKDGAIIANSGHFNVEIDIDSLKKLAKSRRTIREFVEEYTLKSGRRLYLLGEGRLINLAAAEGHPSQVMDMSFANQALCAEYMAKNHEKLENRVYPVPESIDKRIAALKLRAKGIKIDALSKEQKEYLESWELGT, encoded by the coding sequence ATGCCTGACTATGACGTGAAGGACATGTCCCTTGCCAAGAAGGGGATGCTCAGGATCGAGTGGGCGGCCAAGGACATGCCCGTCCTGGCCAAGGTCAAGGAGAGGTTCAAGAAGGAAAAGCCCCTGAAGGGCGTGCGCATGGCGGCGTGCCTGCACGTGACCACCGAGACGGGAAACCTGATGGAGACCCTGAAGGCCGGAGGGGCGGACGTGCGGCTCTGTGCGTCCAACCCCCTGAGCACCCAGGACGACGTGGCCGCTGCGTGCGTGAAGCACTTCAAGGTGCCCACCTTCTCCATCAAGGGGGAAGACAACAGGACCTACTACAGGCACATCATGCAGGCCCTGGAGCACCGCCCCCAGATTACGATGGACGACGGCGCCGACCTGGTCTCGGTCCTCCATACAAAGAAGAAGAACCTCCTGGGCGAGGTCATCGGGGGCACCGAGGAGACCACCACGGGGGTCATCCGTCTGAAGGCGATGGCCCAGAGGGGCGTGCTTCACTACCCCATCGTCGCGGTGAACGACGCCTTCACGAAACACCTCTTCGACAACCGTTACGGCACCGGGCAGTCAACCCTGGACGGCATCCTGAGGGCCACCAACCGGCTCATAGCCGGCTCCGTCGTGGTCGTGTCGGGCTACGGGTGGTGCGGCAAGGGCCTGGCCGGCAACGCCAAGGGCCTCGGCGCCAGGGTCGTCGTCACCGAAGTCGACCCCCTGAGAGGGCTGGAGGCCGTCATGGACGGCTATGAAGTGATGCCCATAAGGGATGCCGCCGCTCTGGGAGACATCTTTGTCACGGTCACCGGGGACGTGAACGTCATCTCCAGGGACTGCTTCCCCAGGATGAAGGACGGCGCCATCATCGCGAACTCCGGCCACTTCAACGTGGAGATAGACATCGATTCCCTTAAGAAACTGGCGAAGTCCCGCCGCACCATACGGGAGTTCGTCGAGGAGTACACGCTCAAGAGCGGACGCAGGCTCTACCTGCTGGGCGAGGGCAGGCTCATCAACCTGGCCGCCGCCGAGGGCCATCCCTCGCAGGTCATGGACATGAGCTTCGCCAACCAGGCCCTGTGCGCGGAGTACATGGCCAAAAACCACGAGAAGCTCGAAAACAGGGTCTACCCGGTCCCCGAGTCCATCGACAAGAGGATCGCGGCCCTGAAGCTCAGGGCCAAGGGAATCAAGATAGACGCCCTGAGCAAGGAGCAGAAGGAATACCTGGAAAGCTGGGAACTGGGCACCTAG
- a CDS encoding nitroreductase, giving the protein MELLEGIYSRRSVRRFSAEPVEREQLMEIVRAGTWAPSGLNNQPWRFVLVRDRDVRHRVAGLTRYSRILEDAPSAIAVFVDRETMYHDVKDYQAMGACIQNMLLAAHALGLGAVWLGEILNRAEDVRRLLAVPETMELMAVVAIGHPHPESRSTSSRKELSQVVLGEM; this is encoded by the coding sequence ATGGAGCTGTTGGAAGGCATCTACAGCCGGCGGAGCGTCCGCCGCTTCAGCGCGGAGCCCGTGGAGCGGGAGCAGTTGATGGAAATCGTCAGGGCCGGGACGTGGGCCCCCTCGGGGCTGAACAACCAGCCCTGGAGGTTTGTGCTCGTCAGGGACCGGGACGTCCGGCACCGGGTAGCCGGGCTCACCAGGTACAGCCGCATCCTGGAGGACGCCCCTTCGGCCATCGCCGTCTTCGTGGACCGCGAGACCATGTACCACGACGTCAAGGACTACCAGGCCATGGGGGCCTGCATCCAGAACATGCTCTTGGCCGCCCATGCCCTGGGGCTCGGGGCGGTCTGGCTGGGCGAGATCCTCAACAGGGCCGAGGACGTGAGGCGCCTCCTTGCGGTGCCGGAGACGATGGAGCTCATGGCCGTGGTGGCCATAGGACACCCGCATCCGGAGAGCCGGAGCACGTCAAGCAGGAAAGAGCTCTCCCAGGTGGTTCTCGGGGAAATGTAG